The Colias croceus chromosome 6, ilColCroc2.1 genome contains the following window.
aatatttgaaCATATCAATAATGATGAAAACCATACCCCAACGGAACGTGACACCGAGTATGAACATTCGGAATATCAAACCTCTCCTCCACAGTCAAATGAACAAAATTCTGAGGCAATAAAACCTGAAACAGAAGAACATGTAAATCCCGATGCACCTGTACCAATTtcaaatattgataatatattcagtAATTTAGAACCAATTAAATCAAAAAGCGAAGAAGAAGGTGATAATAAAGTTGTTATCCCTGAAGCCCCCCAATTACCACCATTAGACCcttcaatatttgaatatataaaGGAAGATTCCAAAGAACCTGAAATAAGTAAAcctaatgaaataaaaccaaCGTCTTCTGCACATTATGAAGACAACAGTCCCACATATTTCATAGAGCCTGAAAAAattcaacaaatattaaattctgcGTCCCCTGGTCCTAttgataataatgataaaatttcAAGTAATGTTTTACCCACAAAATCAGAAAGTAGCGAAGATAAGGATGAGGATCAAAAGGTAGTTATTCCTGAAGCACCTGAGCTTCCTCCAATAGATCCCGAGGTACTTGAGTATATAAAGGAAGAAGCGCAAAATACCGATGAACAGAAATTCCCAACACAAAATGTTGGGGAATTAGAAGTGCCTGAAAGAGAACCTAGCTACGAATATAGTAATTATCCACAAATAGTTAATAAACCAATTGAGTTAATTCCAGCATTCAATCCAGAAGACGCAAATCCtatatttatcaacaaacCTAAACCGTCATTCTTTTCAAACTTATTTTCCTATCTGCCGTCTTTTCCATTCTCTCTGTCATATTTACCATCGTTTAACTGGCCATTTAAACGTCCATCTTTTATACGTTCACCTAGTGAAAGGTATCCAGAGTATATCATAGAATAATCATGTTtacaataaactaaaattgtagttttaataaagcgataaaaatatttcttctttcATTATTCCTGCTCAGTTTCAGGATAtttcaagtttattttttttcacaataattaCATACCATTCAATACACcagttttaaagttttactTACTACGAGGAAATACGAAAATAGCCCTATGAGTTTAATTATGCATCATGATTTATTTCTCTGATTGTTTGATAAACTATTTAGAGTCATGTAATACATAAAAAGATTAATGAAATGCACTTAAAATGAGATATCCTAAATATCTGTTTCAGGACATTTATgccatattataaacaataacattatAGTAATCTTATTGTTTCTTCCTTAATCTGTatctatttttgtaatatgtaCTTTTTTGGTGTGTACGTTGGTGTGTATTGTacataaagtttttaatttattaagtcaCCATTAATTACACTAATActgagtatttttatttaccctTTTTGCTTCGCATTGAATTGAATATGGTTATTTATGCAACAAAaatgtgtcagatattattgacGTTTTATTATAGACCTTATAAAGCTTTATAAAGTAGTGTTCTATGGTCTGTATAactttcttataaaaatacataatatgttggAAACCATTACTCGATTATTACGAACTTCAATGATAATCTCATCTATAGAATTTTGAATGCATGCAGTCTTCGCcttatatctttaaaaaaaataggtactgTTTATACAGCTtacatctttaaaaaattgtgtattgatatattatttatcggttattttcttaattccttaattatattaattttaacattatacatatacattatacaaattataatgtatatgaCTGGTTCACAATAATTAACACAATGTTCTTCCATAATTAtggtatttattactttaatctTTCATTGgattaattagttattttaatttacataatgtacaatttatttatttaatttataaaaaaaaacacacggGGACAAATCTAAGATGCATAGATCTATAAGTAATTATAGAAAACTAaggatataaataatttagatcatacagataatttaaaaagttacttCCCGTATCCATCATACCACGGTGATAAAGTAGGCAGTGGTGGTGGAGGAttatttttgctaaatttcCCTTTTGGTTTTTCTTGAGACGTGATTTCATCGCGGACACCATACTCATTTTCGGATGTTTTTGGAGCGCTTGAGATGGTAATTGGAACGTCTGTAGATGAAGGCATTGCTTGCGACGATGATTCGGGTAAATTCTCAGGTTCTATACGTTGGCGTCTATTTGTTCTTTGAGTTTTCCTAAGTTTTTTACGGAAACGCATGCGCCGTGGACGTGAAGTAGTGACAGTATCTAATATGTCAGGTAAATTGGTTGTTGTAGAGTATGTTGGAGTAAAACTTGTCGTTTCTGGTTTACTCGTAGACCTCGAATGTAACCAATGTCTATGAAAATTCCTACTATTCTTGAAATTAGGCGCGGTATAACTAGTTGAAATAGACGCTTCTGTAGTTTGTGAATCGTTTTGTCCTTctgcttttaaattattagattcAACTTGAGTATTTTCTTCTATTGGTATCTCATATTTTTCAGTATTACGCGGTAAATTGTTTGAAACACGTTCAGTAATTACTTCTTGAgggatattttcatttttttttaatttccgaATACGATGTCGCATACGTCTCAGTTGGTATATATTTCTTGAAGCAGGAGGCGATGTTGAAGTACTTAGTTTTTCATCATCATTCTTGTTAATGTTAAATTCGATTAGCTGTAAATTTTTAGCATTGTTTTCGTCATTTATTAAACCTGTCTCTTTGTTTATATCCGCCATGGAGGTAGTTGCTTGAGTTGTTGTATATTGTTCTCGGGTTTGTAAATTATCTTGTTGACTGACTTCTTGTGCAATGGTTGGAAAAGCTGTCGTTTCTTGAGCAATCGGTTGATGAGTTTGTGAAGAAACAGAATGTTCTGCAATAAATTCTGGAATTTTATCCGATGTTACAGTTGTAGTTATTGGCAATTTTTGATCGTCATTTTTTATAGCAAAAATTGGCGTTGATATTGGCTTCTGAATAAATAACTCTGGAGGTCTTGGTATTGATACTCTTCTTTCGGTTTGAGATTTTGGTATTGTTACAATAGATAGATCTTTCTCACTTAACTTTTCAAATTTTTCTAATTCTTTAAGTATTTGTGCATCTTTAGCGAGTGTCTCtagatttttgttttcatcaaatttgttatttctgaTATGAAAAATAGTCCGTTTTGGCACCGGCTTTCTTACGCGAAAGTAATGTTGAACGCTCTCTTTCCTTGCCTCTACGTGATGTGGGCTTTGTCCATCTCTCGTTCGATCATAATTAAACGTGAGTGTAGCTTCTGGGTTCACTTGATAATTGGGATCATATATCTCGTccattgaaattttactcggTCCCAATATTGGAGGttcattgtaaatataaatttcatcatcaccatcatcgacattatcatcataatattggtCTAATCCTTCATCTGCCCAAATGGGTACgacaaataataaactaaaagtAACAATGTATAGCTTCATTgttctgaaaaataaaatatgaagatTAATTGACAAATAACAACACACAAGAATCAAATCAGGCGAATATTAAAGAAATTGACAATGCATACCTTTCAGGTGCCTCCTTCAATCTGATGGATAGAAATGAATATAGGGTCCTTTTATTGAAAGACaaactattaattaaatacttttattgcAACATGTCGTCAATTACCTAATTAAGGCTAACTTGTGACatagaataattttaagtaaaaactacttgtttcattaattattatgttgggTCGTTAGGTAAATAGTATAATGCTCAGTGTAaagtattatgaaataatttattagaaaagaAGAAACCAgtggattaaaaaaaaaagaacgtTAGTGCAAATCTATTCTATTATTAGTTATAAGAaatatagttaattaaaattacaacttGCACCTTCTAAGAAAACAgttcacaaaataaaatattaacaggatataatatattagcttatatatttttaaatgtttatagtTATTGGAACAAGTCGTCATTTAATATTGCATAAATTAGACATaaacctatatattatataaaaaatacaatgacAAATTATTCTCAATAACTATTCAGGACCAGCCGATTACATGGGTTTTAACATGTAATACATAGCACCTTGattcattttatatagaatttcttctaattaataattatttatctaaaatatGGGACTCTTTGGCTGGATTCATTTGTAGTCCTCTTATTGCTTATTTTCCgctttagtttttatttcaatgttaaaGCGATAGagataaaattacatttaagcattttttttctttgattaatataatatgtaaatagataattatacATGAATATAACGTAATGAGatacttattaaattacatgTTGTAATGGCACATCAATTATTTATGCCCTATTGTcacgaaaaataataactgGATTACAGGAAATAAtcttgttaataaataaattttagtcaATATCTAATGTCTAAGCGTTATGGCTAAGAGGTCGTTCGAGGATCAATCGTTTTGTCTCTAccgatatattttaaacaatactgATAGTAGGTGGTAACTAAATATCACGGTCATCATAACTATTAATCTATTGGTCTAGGATCATAAGGAGTCGCATCATGACCGACGTATCTATTGTTTTTGCGAATTTGAAATCCTTGTCCTGGCGCtgcattataataaataacacgtCGAATGCCGAAAGGATCGACATAACCAAAACTGCCAATTCTTTCATCTGAATTTTGTGTTTGTTCTTCGTGGTATTGTTTAGGCAGATAATAACGGAATCCATTTCTTCTTAAAGCTATTCCGTCATACCTTGGGAATTGGGGCGTGTACCCATCACCCAGACGGACCCCAGGTCTTTGTCTGCGTATCCAGTCATCAGAGTGTCTATATGAGTTGGGATTGTAAATATCAACGTGTTTATAAGGAGTACTATCGCTAGCATAGTACCCGTCTAACGCGTTCGTGTTTGTTACATCGTAATCGTATGGATTAGGGGTTGAGGCAGCTTCATCTGAAGTTATAGGTGGCACCGTAGGCCTGAAATTATAGGAAGTGGATGTATCGATAGAGTTTGGAGAAACTTCAACCGTAGGT
Protein-coding sequences here:
- the LOC123692285 gene encoding subtilisin-like protease 2 — encoded protein: MAQYTKTYVVTVLSLLVAVTAIPANPDILLSKGKISSNDISKPKSGSNEKTPDDKKTPISAEYDIPLIDPSIIAKLFEDAESDNLLSYEEGNLPNKQKAINQNQQPDKPQGQSAIYKQPPEEDSNGPISPELLEDDNLSDHFDLFGNKDQGSNNSLSDSENKPAIIEFIKITEHDIPDDSKDSETNSNDQSSQEPKDIKPQVRGADNEKLKEESSKQSSVDENSPEFYDFLTNNGDVLNQEIPNKKSSEEKIDNENGVISHEHLPSSDNSIFEHINNDENHTPTERDTEYEHSEYQTSPPQSNEQNSEAIKPETEEHVNPDAPVPISNIDNIFSNLEPIKSKSEEEGDNKVVIPEAPQLPPLDPSIFEYIKEDSKEPEISKPNEIKPTSSAHYEDNSPTYFIEPEKIQQILNSASPGPIDNNDKISSNVLPTKSESSEDKDEDQKVVIPEAPELPPIDPEVLEYIKEEAQNTDEQKFPTQNVGELEVPEREPSYEYSNYPQIVNKPIELIPAFNPEDANPIFINKPKPSFFSNLFSYLPSFPFSLSYLPSFNWPFKRPSFIRSPSERYPEYIIE
- the LOC123692290 gene encoding uncharacterized protein LOC123692290; translation: MYKQELLILMCACSALAALDGYSAQQDPDQFHIQTDEDDERYFLYQTHNGQYRKERRLKDGSVVGTTGWVGADGYLRLQDYIADDQGYRIYKSKTVYVGDRSIGESLKIAKTAPTDSGFNITPAPAPHPNRDTPRFSTTTKSPLYPSTTLSPPYSYPKEVTATPTPLPSSTPTVEVSPNSIDTSTSYNFRPTVPPITSDEAASTPNPYDYDVTNTNALDGYYASDSTPYKHVDIYNPNSYRHSDDWIRRQRPGVRLGDGYTPQFPRYDGIALRRNGFRYYLPKQYHEEQTQNSDERIGSFGYVDPFGIRRVIYYNAAPGQGFQIRKNNRYVGHDATPYDPRPID